The Anas acuta chromosome 1, bAnaAcu1.1, whole genome shotgun sequence genome segment TGTTGATAGGAACACTTGCAAGCAATCCACTAACTTTGCGATAACAGAGAACATGTTCTGTGCTGGTTATGATACAGAGCAAAAAGATGCTTGTCAAGGAGACAGTGGAGGCCCCCACGTAACCAGATACAAGGATACTTACTTTGTTACTGGAATTGTTAGCTGGGGAGAAGGGTGTGCAAAGAAGGGCAAATACGGTGTCTATACCAAACTGTCCAGGTTCTTACGCTGGGTAAAAACAGTCATGAGACAAAATTTGTAGCAACGCGGTTCTCAATCCTTCTGTTAATGAACAAAGTGCAGTTTCTCTAAtggaaacttctttttttttttttttttttttttttttttttccccacatctgCTAAATGAGCTGTTTGCTCAAGAGATTCCACCAGAGGTTCCTGGAAATAATACAAACCCCCACTAATCATGATGAAAGTGGGAAGACCAGGACTTTAGTCCTCTAGTGACGTGTACTGCAGCCAGCTGGCTCAGTAGGGAGTTTGTTCCTACTAGAGCTTTTTAGCTTCTACTTGTGGATGTTTTTAGAAGATGAAGGGAGCATGGAAGCTTCCTTCCAGGCAAAAGCTGAGACACAAGTAAGTATTCATTATGTGTTGCTAAATAACCACATTTCACAAAACTGCCTGCTTAGGTCACAGCAGCTAAATaaaatgtggttttgctttttatggATTGTATTTCACTCTAGTTTAATTTGAACACTTGTTTTCTgctccttcagaaaaaaaaaaagtgcatattcACTGTTTCCTGTATCATGATCTGGATTGTGTATGGCTGAGGATCAGAGAGGTCCTTGCGTGTGCAGTTTTTCTAGGTGCTACTGTAAGGTGTATTACTGATGTATATCagcatctgaaataaaacattatttcttttttgttcttttttatttttttattctctacAGTCAACTTACACATATGAAGACAAAGTCTCATTTGAGAGTGAAAAAAGTGCATGCTCCTAAACAAGTGCACGACACAGTTCGCCTGCCTTATGTCAAGGCTGATGAGAAAGTAGAGAATGGATGGGAGGAATTTAGGTCTTCCACTGGCCTAAATAGCATTAAAGGGCAAGTTAGATGCCATGATACTAATTTCTTAGAAAAAGGCAAACATCCAGTTATTTCTCATATGTCTGTCCAGGTACTACTCTGCTTTGTGCTGTAAGGTTTCCCAGCAGTAGTGACACTCCTGTTATTTTGTATATGAAGTCAAGCATTCCTTCATACTTTCTTCTTCAAACCTTCTTAGTCGCAGTCCTAGTCACAAAAATCATGTAATAATTTTCAGTGGAAGGGACGTATTAaagccatctggtccaaccccatGCTTAAAGCAGGAATAACATTAAAGTGAGATCAGGTTGTGCAGGGTCTGGTCCATTCAAGTTTTGAAAACTTCAGAGGCTAAGGCTCTGTTACCCCTCTGGGCAACAAATTCCTGTGTGTTAGCATACTCACAGATAAAAATTTCTTGTATCTACTGGGAAATTTCCTTGTCGCAACCTCTAAATGCTACCTCTTCCCCTGGGCAGCTCTGGGAAATGTTTGACTCTGTCTTCAGTCTGATCCCCATTTAGGCAGTGGAAGACTGCTGTTAGATCCCCCAACTCTCCCTGGCTAAACAAACCCAATCCCCTCAAGCCTTTTATTGTACATCTAGTCCCCTAGCCATCCTGATGGCCTTTCCAAGGTTCCTCCAACCTATTATGCTCCCATGCTTCCTGAGGTACCTTGCATTTTGCCTGGCACCTGCCACTTATCTCTTAGGGTTTGAGTGAGTACTGGCTGATTTCATATAGCAGGTGCTGTATCAGGTTGAATCACTAGAAATCAGGTTGAAAAACTAGAAAGACAACACCACACAACACCACAGTATTGCTGCAGTCAGCAGTAAAAGGAAGCGAGAAGAACTGCAGGTCAGTCACCCCAAGGTGATGGTCTCCACCTGTATAAAACCTTGTCAGGCTTACTTAAATGTTTGTTCAGCAATGTTGGTTCCCTGATTTCTTCTGTCCACTCAATTCCTGTTTGTACACTCTAGCCCCTTGTCCCCCATGCACCCCATCAGGGTGACACATCCCTTTTCAAAGGAAAGTCCTCAGGCGCACGTGCTACCCAAATCCTATTTAAGTACTTGTGCTAAGGGCATTGCTCTGCTTCGGTGAAGCCTGAGGATCGAGGTGAAACTCAAGACCAAAGTGGACTGTTTAAGGTGCTGAGGTGGCCTCTGGTAACAGTGGCAGTTGCTGTGTTTTACCAGAGTGTCTTTGTCAAACCAAGTAGCACCTTGAGAACAGGCACAGAGCTGGTTTAACACAGCAGCATGCAAGAGAGAGATGAAAGTCCATGTTTGCGTGCAGCATGACTGTGCCTAGTCTGTAATGACTGTCCTAATTCTGTGGAGTATGAGAGACTTTGTCCTTAGGCTTTGCAATCGGTGTTTATTTGTCCTTTACAAAACTTTCATCCGGTGCCAAGGTGCCTATAGTGCCCAAGGCTCAAAGGCTTCATATTCATTCCTTGTTCTGTAAGGTTGTGTCTGCCACAGTGCTAAAGGGACATGCCTGCTTGCATGTGTCTCTTGCTGATGTCACTTTGGTTCTAACAAGGTTATGGGCCTAAGAAGGCTATGGGCATAGTAAGGCCCATAAGGTTATGGTCCTAAAAAGGCCTACAAGGTTATGGGCCTAAGAAGGCCTACAAGGTTATGGGCCTAACAAGGCCCATAACCAACTCTACGGCCagcaagaaaagacaaaataaaagcatactTGTTTATGTACACTATTTTGGTACAATTTCACCTAGCAAAATTTAAACAGGTCATAAGAGCTGGGCAAGAGGTAGAGCCCACACTTTCTGGGCAAACCAGTGGATTTAAAAATACCAGAACTCGTTATGGTAAGCAAATACTGAGGATaataatttcttcacagaaagagtGGTTaagcattggaacgggctgcccagggaagtggtggagtcaccatccctggaggtatttaagaggcATGGTTTAATAGTGGGACTTCATAATGTTAGGTGGATGGTTGGACCTGATAATATTAAGGGTCTTTTCAAACCTAAATGATTATATGATTATCCTATGAATAAGAAGGTAGGGCATTGCTCAGGCTTGGTCCAAGGTAATGTATCTGGGCAAGATCCTCTTGTGCATGAGGCACTAGGTCTTGAAAAAAAGGAGGCTTTTCTAAACTAAAATATAGAGAGCCTGAggagaagcacagcagcagcttttatgtgtacaaaaaaaaaaaaaaaatactgcagagaAGTAGGAGGTAATTGGATCTTCATGTCTGTGGTGAAGGTAAAAAGACACAGCCCATCTCGTTTGCAGCAAGAGAGGTTCAAGGAGATCTCAGGGAAAACCTTCTGCCTTTGTGGCTCAAAAATCCTGTAACAGAAGTTATCTGGGGAGCAGTGAAGTCTCAAATTTGGTAGTCCTTCAGAAATGGGAAGTAACTAGCTGCCAGGAATACAACCGATTGAGGCTGCCCTAGGGAAGGAAGGTGGACAATCTGGCCTTCTTTGTGGCATCCTACCACATGGCAAGGAAGCACACTTCTGCAGATGCCGTGTCCAACTGGAAATGATTTTCAGCTGAAGATATGACCGGTATGGGCAGGTCCTCAGactgccaaagaaaaaaaaataattctagaaTGAGGTGGAAATTGATGTATTTGCGAAAGCATTGCCTGGCTGGGTGCTTGTGACAGAGACTGGATTTTGTGTATCCCAGAGGTCCCATCCAGGACCTCTGCATCTGTGCAGGACACCTGCTTACAGGCTCCACTGGATCCAAATCTTCAGCTCCACGCTGCCCTTGTGGTAGCTTTGCTGCCATGAGGCACCTGCAAGCTGCCAGGGTGGCACTGCTGCGACACAGTGGCTCTTGCTGTTCTAACATTGTCCTTTGCTGACACTGAGCCCAGGCTTTGCTCGGAGcggttttgttttctcatgagTTAGCGACCTTTGCACTGCAGTGTTCCTCATTTAGCAGCtgccccagagccctgcagagaaaCCAGAGGGAGATTCTCAGTGAGCTTGGAGGATGGCAGTGATGGGTCACCGTGGAGCAGTGTGGCTTCTTCCCCTCGTCCTCCTTTTCCTGCAGACAGTGCAGACAGGTACAGCCTTCACTTTAACTcttctttgtgctgctttgcCTCAACCACGAGGGTAATTAATTACTCGCCATCATTTGTGCTTTGTGAAGCAGGGTGACATCAGGAAAAACCtggtaattttgttttcttactcaCCTTGCTCCCATTTGCCTGCTACAGTGCAACAATATCCATGGCTGAGTCACTAGGGAAATACTATTTCAGGCTGAAATGACTGTGTCAGGGTAAAGGATGGGGTTAATACATCAGTACTCTGTGCTTTCAACCTGACAGCATTATCAATGTCAATTCGGAAGCTATTGGGTGACAGAAAGAACCCACAGGGTTTAAAAGTGCAGAGGGGAGCCGGGACTCCACACCCAGTGTGCTTCTGTAAGTTACAGCACAAGTGTCACATTCCCGCTTGAGGGAGCATCCCACCTGTGCTTTGAAGTTGGAGCCTAAGATGCTTCTCTGCAGAGTAAGAGTATGGATCATACTGCAGACGTGATGTACACCTTGTTTAATTCTGTTGTAAAAGTCACTTACAGATTACAGAGGAATAGTTGCACACCGCTGAATAAACACACGAGCAACCCAAATTAAAAGAACTGGTAGTGagagggatttatttattattttttttcacatcccAGAGACAAGGTGAGAAAGGTCCCTAGTGGGAGACCCGTTGTCCTGAGAGTCTTCAAGATGTTTTCGGAAAAAATTTCTCATACAAGCATGTGGAAAGCAACTTTGGGCTATTCTGCCTTTGGTTCTAATGAACAGGATGGAAGTGGTTATTAATACAAAGAGTGAAGATGACTTTAATAAAAGTGATTGTAAAATGATGGAGCTCATGaaggaagtaaagaaaaagaacaagaagatCGaattaatgtatatttaaaagagagaaaagatatAATACTTCCATATAAAAAATGGTTATGATGCATGTCCAAACTATCCCAAGGTCAAGAAAGGACAGGAGGATTAATTAAAATCATGAGCTGCTTCAAGACTTGACCTCCAGAAGGaagcatagaaaaaaatatatatatatgtcagtTCCGTTCATTGAGGATAAGTATAAAAGTGTTACAGACATTGTGgcataaaagcagaaaagctaaGGCTTAAAAAATATAAGATAAATATGATACGAAAATCAAGAGCTATCTAAGAATACAGATATAGGAAGAGAGACCAAGGAGAATGTCAGTCTGCTCCcaagagggaagaaaatctttGTTCCTTAAGATATCAGATTATTTGTGTGcagcaaggagaaaagaaactgcTGAGTTGCACCAGTCAGAAACAAATCACATCACCCCCGTCTCATTTCCTCCAAGGACAGGATAACAGGCTACAAAAGATGCAGTGCATCCCCGTGCTTTTATATAATAGCAGACAGAACAACATGGTCTGAATTGAACTCCTGAGAGGTTGCtgcactttttgttttgaaactgtgCTAATCAGTGCTTCACTGTCCAAGGAAAGATGGTGCAGAGTGCAGGGCTCCACACAGCTGAGCCTTAGCACCTCAGATACTCAATATCTTCCCCAGTGACGTGAAGGATAGGAAAGAGTGTTTATCTATGGTGTTTGTAGGAAATCCCAGATCAGAAGGACTACCATAGATCAAGATGAGAGTTCCAGACAATCTTGTGAAACCAGAGCAGTGATCCAACATAAATAGGAGGCAATTcttaggaggaaaaacaaaattcctcCCTTAGCCCCACTATGCATAACCAAGGAAGTTTGTGAAATATGTaacaaaaggaggaagggaattaGGTCTTCTCCATTTCTACTGAGACGAACAGCTAGGACAAGAAGTAGTGGGATCACATCATACTGTGGGATACTCAGGatagatattattattatactttcTAGGTATTATAAGGCTAGTTAAGGAGTGGATTAGGCTGCATGGATGAGCTGTGGAAACTCATCACAGACCTGTAGGAAGAGGTTAGATGACATCTGTTAGGACTCAATTACCTCTCCTTGTTCTCTCTCCGTTAGTAAGACTGCTCCCATTCTGCCCATGACCTTGCAATGTCAGGGGCTGCACTAAGGCAAGTAGTATGAATCATCTAAGGATGGAAAAGGAATAGTGTGAGGGTCTACTGCAgtccagtgttttattttttgctgataCCTTAGTTCTTGCTAGTTTGTTATTCTCTTTCCCTCCTGGTGAGTATGGGTTATCTCAGCCTGTGTCATCAAAGAGCTGCCAGTTATAGCTGGGAAGCTATCACAACATGAGATGTGAATGGTAGCGGTCTCCCTCGTGTTGATAGCTTACAggtttcttaaaaatgtttgttgtgATGGCTGTGATTACTAGAGGTCTTTGACAGGAATTGCACAACAGAATTACACAAAATGGTGATGGCTTTGACTAGTGCTTGCGAGCAAGTCTTCATGAGCTTTTGCTTGTGCTTTTAAGAAATCGCCATGAATATGGAACCTGCCTATAAATTTGCCTCCTTTGCAGTCCTATCAGACACGTGCAAGGTCAACAACGGGAACTGTGGGCAGTTCTGcaaagatgaagatgaaggagTAGTGTGTTCCTGTGTTGATGGCTATGCCCTGGGTGACGACAACAAAACCTGCATTCCTGTAGGTATGAAGCCACGCTTAAAGTTCATTCTATGGGATGCACATCGCGTTTTCACTGCATTTTGGAAGTGCtggtgtgctgcagggctgttgTAGCATGAGGAACAATGTTCACTGATGACACCTTTCACATGGTTTGCTTGAAATGTTaccaacaaaaagaaaggtCGTAGTGAGAAGTCATAATTTAACCAATATCAAATTAGACAACCATGAGAAATGTGCAGTGGCCAAAATAGTACACTAAAGTATTCCATGCATCTGTGTATGTTCTCAGAGCAGACTTCAAAACCCATGTTCCAGCAGGTTTGAAGCCACATGGGACACTGGTGGTTACAACAGGGCTGAGATTTCTCTTCTCCCACAGACTGGAGCAGTTGTCTCATGCTTCAGAAACTTTTGTTAGAAAAGAAGAGGTTGCATTCCTCATTGGTGGAAATTGGTTTCTCTCTTCAAGGCCTCCAGTGTGTGCTGAACGTCTGGAGATCAGAATGAGTAGGAACCCAAGAAACTTCTCCCTTTACAAGATGCAGTTCACAAGGACTCATTATAACTTTAGCAGTAGTGACATAATGTGACTGCAGTtatatctcatttttttcccttcaaatatAACCTGatccttttaaaaagaataataccTGTCATTCTTCTTCCCTCTAAAAACTAGTTTTCCATAGTTAACGTAtagtaactttttaaaaaaataacttccagcATTGAACTTAAACCATCAGTTTTACCTGCAGTCAGGCAAAGTGCACATTACCAATTATTAATCTTACTGTATTCTTCTCTCTGTCTGATGATATTTGTTATAAGACCTTTGttatttaatacaaattttCAGTCATGAGCTTATAATTCCTAATATAGAATATTTTACCCAGTTTCACAAATACAAAAGTTACAAGCAGGTACATGAAAAATTACAGCAGGTCCATGAAAATAACAAAGCCAGTAATAGAAGTTGCTTAACCTCTAAATAGTTTGTAAATGCTGAACCCATGAGTAAGTTTTAGAACAAGATTTTgttaattcttattttatttttttttctttttacaaccATCCTGGTCCCCTTCTTTCACCCCtgtgatatttttgttaatgtCATGAAAATTCTTGCTGAGCCAACCCTGCTGAGGATACCTGAGTATCTAATTTGATTACCATAATAAATGGTGTcagcttttgttaaacttttcCTTGAACTCTTACGTAAGTTTTCCCTCATTTCCACAAAGACTTGATTCCATGAAAGCAGCCTGCTTTTTCCTGCAAACAATTTTCCTCCCCTAAAGGTGACTATCTATAATTCTAGAGGCAATTTTGACTTGTGTAGGGTTGCAGATGGGAACACCTTGCAATCAACACGGGACAGGTGCCCCAAAGTCCCAGCATCGTCTAGTGTACAACATCGAGTACTAGTGTCTCAATTTTACCTTTTTAGTCAAGTTCCCATGTGGTAAACTTCAGAGAAAGCATGAAGTGGGTCGAGAAAAAGGTACAGCAAGTCCAGATGCTCATCTTAGTAATGAGGAAGCCACTGAGACACCAAGCGACCATCCTGAGGTAACAGAGGAGGCTGGCAGCTTACCCAGCGCATGTCCATGGCAGGTAAGATGCTGTCCTGAGAGGTTCGATGCCTGACCCCActcagatcatagaatcacacaatcattaaggttggaagagagctccaagatcacctggtccaaccatcaccctactaccaatgtcacccactaacccatgtccctaagcaccaggccCAACCTCTCCTTGATCACCCCCAGGATCAAGCACAATGCTGAGAGGAGGCTAGGAGAGAACCAAGGTTGCAGCTACTGGCCGTAGAGATGGGCTTCTCCACAGTTCCCTGCCAGCCACCCAGATACTTAGGTCGTAACATGGCAGTTTTGAGAGAAAGGCTGGAGTTGTTATGACAAAGACTGAAgtaaaacgaaaaaaaaaaaaaatcaacaactaCAGCAAACAGAAATGAGTTGTGATGCTATAATACAAGccaaatttctttaaaatataacaaacaaaaaaatgttggttAAATACCTGAATATGCAGACTCTACTttgagatggggaaaaaggtCTGTCTTGACAAGTTTCCCACTGTGGTAGCTACACTTGAGCGTAGCTCTCACCACCTCTGAATTAAGGATGCTTTTGATAGGAAATACGCATGAAAATTTCTGCTCCAAGAAAACTGCTTGAATCTTTGCTATCTGTTCAGGATTTCTATGCACAGACATTTTTGCACTTtagcttttttctctctctttgcaggCTGTTCTGGAGAAGCACGATAGCTGGTTTTGTGGGGGGACAATCCTCAATGAGTATTTTATACTTACTGCAGCTCATTGCGTTACTGATTCTAAGAAATTACGGGTTATCGTTGGTAAGTGGTTGTCATTTTGTCCTTTACTATAAAAATAAGTGCTACAAAAACACGTCCTGAGTGTCCACGTACAAGACACTGAACTATCCCAGACTTACTTCTCATTGTCTCATCTTGTCCGTTTACTagcaatgaaataaatgttcaaCCTGGTCGAATGGACAGTTCCTTTATGCCTGGCTTGGCCCGGTGTAGCTTGTATATGATGCAAGCCAGGTATAAACCATGGAAGTATGTGGGTCAGTAAGGCTGAGCTGAATTAGTTAATTGGTCTAACATTACACCTTCGTGCAATTTTCTGTACTGGCCAAACCTTGAAGACTTCCAGATGCCACATTCAGACACtaacaataaataatttgaCAGCATGTAGATACCAGTCTGAGACTGTTCCATACTTGAAAccttaaaatcattatttattatgACATTTATCATAatgtaatttatgaaaaaattcATCATGTAATTTATGAATTCAAATTTTCATAatgtaatttatgaaaaaaatagtctaTCACAAATTCTAGGTACTGAAAATGGTATCCTGAGTCACAAAAATTTGCACTTGGCCTAAAACAGTAAATCAAAATCTGTCTAAGCACCAATTTCCTGTCAATTTAATTCCAAAAGAGATATCATACAAGTTGAGAATGAACATTTGTGTGGAGAATATTAATGTTTTAGAAGACGGTATTTCCTGCTTAAGTCTGTTTGACAATGTTGCTCTACAAACGAGAGGGGCAAGAACCTACTCTTCTAtattggggttttgtttgtacAATAGTGAGTGCCACTGGGTATGTTGTAACGAAGGCCAAAACTTCAGATGAAACTTGTCATTGAGACCATCATTCTGACAGCAAACTTCTGATTTTAAACTTGCTTGGCACTTTGACAGTCATATAAAAACCTCTCCtaaatgcatataaaatgcTACAGTGTCAGGATAGCTCTGAAATGtactaaatgtaaaataaatgtacattaTAAATGTAATACtctacatgtaaaataaaaatttgtagAGTACAAATGTCTATACAAAGTGCAAGGTACTTTAGTCCCATCTTTTATTGAGGAGCTTCTTGGGCTTGCTGGTATTGCCTTGTTaacatctgctttaaaaatctgaTACAGGGATGGTGGACAGAGAAGAGGAAGGGCCAAGTACTGCGACACacagagtggaaaaaataatcccatATGACGAATTTGATTCAAAATCTTTTGACGGCGACATAGCCCTTATCAAATTAAAAGAACCTATCACATTTTCTGAGGACGTTATCCCAGCGTGCCTTCCAGAAGAAGACTTTGCTAACGATGTTCTGATGAACCAAACATTCGGAATTATCAGTGGCTTTGGGAACAGCTTTGAACGTGCGCGGCCGGTCAGAAGAATGAAAGTGCTTCAGGTCCCTTACGTGGACAGGAGAACTTGTAGGCGTGCCCTTACAAATCTAGTCACAAGCAACATGTTCTGTGCAGGTTATAGCAAAGATGGACAAGACGCTTGCCAAGGAGATGGAGGAGGCCCCCATGTAACCGAATACAATGGCACTTACTTCGCTACTGGTATTATCAGCTGGGGAGAAGggtgtggaaaaaaaggaaaatatggaaTATACACTAAATTGTCAAGCTTCTTACCATGGGTAAGAAGTGTTTTGACACAAAACTCTTAACAGCGTGACGTTTAGTCAACCTAATTGTCTTAGCCATCAGATCTGATCcctaaataacattttcctctttgtaaAATGCCTGCTAAAGCTCTGAGAGTTAGCACTTCCATTAAGAGATGTCATCAGTTCCTTCATGAGCTCATGCCTAGTTTTCAGAAAGGTGTGCTTGAACAGAGACTTTGAACAGAGCTTGCTGTGTTTGGACAATAATGGAATATCTTCAAATGCAATGTTTTAGGAGATCTTTTTGCTTTGTCTGAATTTGTCTCAGAGGCTTTGGCTGTGCTGATAAACCTTCCACTGAAAAGTTGCAACTGACTCAGCTTTCCTGTGGCAGTACCTGCTTTATAGAAATAAACCTAGACAAGGATACTATCAGATTAGGGCACTACAAGAGCAGGCCAGCATTTCTAAagcctctggaaaaaaataataataaataataataatttaaaaaaatgcttgatCTTGATTGTGTACagagaaagagcaggaaaatgTGCAAACCACCAGTGTATCCACACATGAGTCTAAGTAATTGGGCATGTCACTGATACTAATGTGTTGTTGGATGAAGTTAATTGCTTGACTTCCCATGGGACCCCCACTGAAAC includes the following:
- the LOC137854914 gene encoding coagulation factor X-like, whose product is MAVMGHRGAVWLLPLVLLFLQTVQTVLSDTCKVNNGNCGQFCKDEDEGVVCSCVDGYALGDDNKTCIPVVKFPCGKLQRKHEVGREKGTASPDAHLSNEEATETPSDHPEVTEEAGSLPSACPWQAVLEKHDSWFCGGTILNEYFILTAAHCVTDSKKLRVIVGMVDREEEGPSTATHRVEKIIPYDEFDSKSFDGDIALIKLKEPITFSEDVIPACLPEEDFANDVLMNQTFGIISGFGNSFERARPVRRMKVLQVPYVDRRTCRRALTNLVTSNMFCAGYSKDGQDACQGDGGGPHVTEYNGTYFATGIISWGEGCGKKGKYGIYTKLSSFLPWVRSVLTQNS